In Haemorhous mexicanus isolate bHaeMex1 chromosome 6, bHaeMex1.pri, whole genome shotgun sequence, a single window of DNA contains:
- the CD44 gene encoding CD44 antigen isoform X30, which produces MANFSLWTVFGLCLLKLCLAETEFNVSCRYGGVFHVEKNGRYSLTRSEAVELCRALNSTLATLEQLKKAHELGFETCRYGFVVGHIVIPRINPYHLCAANNTGIYRLSANTTARYDAYCYNATETEEKTCEPVVKIDTSLLSNQDETVIDNADGSRYNPDGTRHTGGESSTSGVDDENAGSGSTHETTPMDASISRSSPSFYGSPTPVSQLPDHSSGGGEKGISEKDYDDGFPSASPDITSRTVAGDFHEGDDGQYPASTTLVTSENEKHQGPTQHPLLHSLHSGGISQEQNPANTTGSIEQHEFATAGENYFGKETSTAVVPSRGAKQNDSAPEPPVYPGWEEGEDNATEPAVMDRVTSSRESNHERDSSTTAAVASPDGAHLKEPTQSLLPLDHESEMSTEGIMNPTDAPGDEVLHRTTASVIKAVNLAIITTVTASTDILAPEDITQEAWAPHLVVTSASSPEGAHHKEPTPTPLPSDDEPGQGTEGITNPTDTPRDEVLHRTTASVTKAVTESVDDADQEKATKEPLAPGTAPGREGEPANTTDGFHVHGIPGVFSDIEDRFIPLQTPLTTSSTSSVYGDQGPHKGHDESTTSPGETATTKIDSQLRSARVPDWLIIVAALVVLALILAVCIAVNSRRRCGQKKKLVINNGKGAVEDRKTSELNGDISKSQEMVHLVHKEQSNDRTQACDEFLTVNETQNHHEFDMKTGV; this is translated from the exons AATTCAATGTAAGTTGCAGATACGGAGGAGTTTTTCATGTTGAAAAAAATGGTCGCTACAGTCTCACACGATCTGAAGCAGTTGAACTCTGCAGAGCTCTCAACAGTACCTTGGCAACACTAGAGCAGCTGAAGAAAGCTCACGAGCTTGGATTTGAAACCTGCAG GTATGGTTTCGTGGTGGGGCATATTGTTATCCCACGGATCAATCCCTATCATCTTTGTGCAGCAAATAACACTGGCATTTACAGACTTTCAGCAAATACAACTGCTCGGTATGATGCATACTGTTACAATGCGACAG aaacagaggaaaaaacatgtGAGCCAGTTGTAAAAATAGATACTTCCTTACTCAGTAATCAGGATGAAACAG TCATTGACAACGCAGATGGCTCTCGCTACAACCCGGACGGCACGCGTCACACCGGTGGAGAGTCCTCCACCTCGGGGGTGGATGATGAAAATGCAGGTAGTGGATCAACTCATGAGACAACTCCCATGGATGCCTCCATCAGCAGGTCCAGCCCCTCATTTTATGGAAGTCCTACTCCGGTCTCACAGCTGCCAGATCATTCCTCTGGAGGAGGCGAAAAAGGAATTTCTGAAAAAGACTATG ATGATggatttccatctgcatcacctGACATCACTTCCAGGACGGTGGCTGGTGATTTCCATGAAGGAGATGATGGACAGTATCCTGCAAGTACTA CACTAGTTacaagtgaaaatgaaaaacatcaAGGACCAACCCAACATCCGCTATTACACAGCCTTCATTCTGGAGGGATCAGTCAAGAACAAAATCCTGCAAATACCACTGGCAGTATTGAACAACATGAATTTGCTACTGCaggtgaaaattattttggaaaggaAACTTCTACAG CTGTGGTCCCCAGCCGTGGGGCCAAACAGAATGACTCAGCACCAGAGCCACCGGTGTatccaggctgggaggagggagaggataaTGCCACAGAGCCTGCTGTAATGGATAGAGTTACTTCTTCCAGAGAGAGCAATCATGAAAGAGACTCTTCCACTACAG CAGCTGTTGCCTCTCCTGATGGTGCCCACCTCAAAGAGCCAACTCAATCACTTCTGCCTTTGGATCATGAATCAGAAATGAGCACTGAAGGCATCATGAATCCCACGGATGCCCCTGGGGATGAAGTTCTCCACAGGACCACAGCCTCTGTGATCAAAGCTG ttAACTTGGCCATCATCACAACAGTCACAGCCTCCACTGACATTCTGGCACCAGAAGATATAACCCAGGAAGCATGGGCACCTCACCTTGTGGTAACATCTGCTTCCTCTCCTGAGGGTGCCCACCACAAAGAGCCAACTCCAACACCTCTGCCTTCAGATGATGAACCAGGACAGGGCACTGAGGGCATCACAAATCCCACGGATACGCCCCGAGATGAAGTCCTCCACAGGACCACAGCCAGTGTGACCAAAGCTG TCACAGAGTCCGTGGATGATGCTGACCAAGAGAAAGCAACAAAGGAGCCACTGGCACCTGGCACTGCACCTGGAAGGGAAGGTGAACCAGCAAACACCACAGATGGTTTCCATGTCCATGGGATACCAGGAGTTTTTTCAGACATTGAGGACCGTTTTATTCCCTTGCAGACTCCTCTTACTACCA GCTCTACCTCTAGTGTATATGGTGACCAAGGACCACACAAGGGACATGATGAATCCACCACTTCCCCTGGAGAGACGGCCACAACAAAAATAGATTCACAGCTAAGGTCTGCCCGTGTACCAG actGGCTGATCATTGTGGCTGCTCTCGTGGTGCTTGCGTTGATCCTGGCAGTGTGCATTGCTGTCAACAGCCGCAGAAG aTGTGGGCAGAAGAAAAAGCTAGTGATTAACAATGGCAAAGGGGCAGTGGAGGACAGGAAGACAAGTGAATTAAATGGAGATATCAGTAAATCACAAGAAATGGTGCACTTGGTTCATAAAGAACAGTCAAATGACCGAACACAAGCATGTGATGAATTCCTGACTGTTAACGAAACACAAAATCATCACGAGTTTGACATGAAGACTGGAGTGTAA
- the CD44 gene encoding CD44 antigen isoform X8 — MANFSLWTVFGLCLLKLCLAETEFNVSCRYGGVFHVEKNGRYSLTRSEAVELCRALNSTLATLEQLKKAHELGFETCRYGFVVGHIVIPRINPYHLCAANNTGIYRLSANTTARYDAYCYNATETEEKTCEPVVKIDTSLLSNQDETVIDNADGSRYNPDGTRHTGGESSTSGVDDENAGSGSTHETTPMDASISRSSPSFYGSPTPVSQLPDHSSGGGEKGISEKDYDDGFPSASPDITSRTVAGDFHEGDDGQYPASTTPGPHHDSLEKTTTQAWWNAFPDNWWWSNPGEKTQEPTAATRAGVTSSGSDSDDEDSSEEVVHPTMFPGWGRSVAKDETAPSTTPGPHHDSLEKTTTQAWWNPFPDNWWWSNPGEKTQEPTAATRAGVTSSGSDSEDEDSSEEVVYPTMFPGWGRSVAKDETAPSTTPGPHHDSLEKTTTQAWWNPFPDNWWWSNPGEKTQEPTAATRAGVTSSGSDSEDEDSSEEVVYPTMFPGWGRSVAKDETAPSTTPGPHHDSLEKTTTQAWWNAFPDNWWWSNPGEKTQEPTAATRAGVTSSGSDSDDEDSSEEVVYPTMFPGWGRSVAKDETAPSTTVDSQHETLLEITTQDHWNPTFTDEEEQYSSSASRALVTSENEKHQGPTQHPLLHSLHSGGISQEQNPANTTGSIEQHEFATAGENYFGKETSTAVVPSRGAKQNDSAPEPPVYPGWEEGEDNATEPAVMDRVTSSRESNHERDSSTTAAVASPDGAHLKEPTQSLLPLDHESEMSTEGIMNPTDAPGDEVLHRTTASVIKAASTDILAPEDITQEAWAPHLVVTSASSPEGAHHKEPTPTPLPSDDEPGQGTEGITNPTDTPRDEVLHRTTASVTKAVTESVDDADQEKATKEPLAPGTAPGREGEPANTTDGFHVHGIPGVFSDIEDRFIPLQTPLTTSSTSSVYGDQGPHKGHDESTTSPGETATTKIDSQLRSARVPDWLIIVAALVVLALILAVCIAVNSRRRCGQKKKLVINNGKGAVEDRKTSELNGDISKSQEMVHLVHKEQSNDRTQACDEFLTVNETQNHHEFDMKTGV, encoded by the exons AATTCAATGTAAGTTGCAGATACGGAGGAGTTTTTCATGTTGAAAAAAATGGTCGCTACAGTCTCACACGATCTGAAGCAGTTGAACTCTGCAGAGCTCTCAACAGTACCTTGGCAACACTAGAGCAGCTGAAGAAAGCTCACGAGCTTGGATTTGAAACCTGCAG GTATGGTTTCGTGGTGGGGCATATTGTTATCCCACGGATCAATCCCTATCATCTTTGTGCAGCAAATAACACTGGCATTTACAGACTTTCAGCAAATACAACTGCTCGGTATGATGCATACTGTTACAATGCGACAG aaacagaggaaaaaacatgtGAGCCAGTTGTAAAAATAGATACTTCCTTACTCAGTAATCAGGATGAAACAG TCATTGACAACGCAGATGGCTCTCGCTACAACCCGGACGGCACGCGTCACACCGGTGGAGAGTCCTCCACCTCGGGGGTGGATGATGAAAATGCAGGTAGTGGATCAACTCATGAGACAACTCCCATGGATGCCTCCATCAGCAGGTCCAGCCCCTCATTTTATGGAAGTCCTACTCCGGTCTCACAGCTGCCAGATCATTCCTCTGGAGGAGGCGAAAAAGGAATTTCTGAAAAAGACTATG ATGATggatttccatctgcatcacctGACATCACTTCCAGGACGGTGGCTGGTGATTTCCATGAAGGAGATGATGGACAGTATCCTGCAAGTACTA CTCCAGGGCCTCATCATGACAGCCTGGAGAAAACCACCACCCAAGCTTGGTGGAATGCGTTCCCAGACAACTGGTGGTGGTCGAATCCTGGAGAGAAGACGCAAGAACCCACGGCAGCAACCAGGG CAGGTGTGACCTCCAGTGGCAGTGATTCAGATGATGAAGACTCTTCTGAGGAGGTTGTGCATCCCACAATGtttccaggctggggcaggagtgTGGCCAAGGATGAGACTGCTCCGAGTACGA CTCCAGGGCCTCATCATGACAGCCTGGAGAAAACCACCACCCAGGCTTGGTGGAACCCGTTCCCAGACAACTGGTGGTGGTCGAATCCTGGAGAGAAGACGCAAGAACCCACGGCAGCAACCAGGG CAGGTGTGACCTCCAGTGGCAGTGATTCAGAAGATGAAGACTCTTCTGAGGAGGTTGTGTATCCCACAATGtttccaggctggggcaggagtgTGGCCAAGGATGAGACTGCTCCGAGTACGA CTCCAGGGCCTCATCATGACAGCCTGGAGAAAACCACCACCCAAGCTTGGTGGAACCCGTTCCCAGACAACTGGTGGTGGTCGAATCCTGGAGAGAAGACGCAAGAACCCACGGCAGCAACCAGGG CAGGTGTGACCTCCAGTGGCAGTGATTCAGAAGATGAAGACTCTTCTGAGGAGGTTGTGTATCCCACAATGtttccaggctggggcaggagtgTGGCCAAGGATGAGACTGCTCCGAGTACGA CTCCAGGGCCTCATCATGACAGCCTGGAGAAAACCACCACCCAAGCTTGGTGGAATGCGTTCCCAGACAACTGGTGGTGGTCGAATCCTGGAGAGAAGACGCAAGAGCCCACGGCAGCAACCAGGG CAGGTGTGACCTCCAGTGGCAGTGATTCAGATGATGAAGATTCTTCTGAGGAGGTTGTGTATCCCACAATGtttccaggctggggcaggagtgTGGCCAAGGATGAGACTGCTCCGAGTACGA CTGTGGACTCACAACACGAAACACTTCTGGAAATCACCACACAAGACCATTGGAACCCCACCTTTACAGATGAAGAGGAGCAGTATTCTAGCTCTGCCAGCAGGG CACTAGTTacaagtgaaaatgaaaaacatcaAGGACCAACCCAACATCCGCTATTACACAGCCTTCATTCTGGAGGGATCAGTCAAGAACAAAATCCTGCAAATACCACTGGCAGTATTGAACAACATGAATTTGCTACTGCaggtgaaaattattttggaaaggaAACTTCTACAG CTGTGGTCCCCAGCCGTGGGGCCAAACAGAATGACTCAGCACCAGAGCCACCGGTGTatccaggctgggaggagggagaggataaTGCCACAGAGCCTGCTGTAATGGATAGAGTTACTTCTTCCAGAGAGAGCAATCATGAAAGAGACTCTTCCACTACAG CAGCTGTTGCCTCTCCTGATGGTGCCCACCTCAAAGAGCCAACTCAATCACTTCTGCCTTTGGATCATGAATCAGAAATGAGCACTGAAGGCATCATGAATCCCACGGATGCCCCTGGGGATGAAGTTCTCCACAGGACCACAGCCTCTGTGATCAAAGCTG CCTCCACTGACATTCTGGCACCAGAAGATATAACCCAGGAAGCATGGGCACCTCACCTTGTGGTAACATCTGCTTCCTCTCCTGAGGGTGCCCACCACAAAGAGCCAACTCCAACACCTCTGCCTTCAGATGATGAACCAGGACAGGGCACTGAGGGCATCACAAATCCCACGGATACGCCCCGAGATGAAGTCCTCCACAGGACCACAGCCAGTGTGACCAAAGCTG TCACAGAGTCCGTGGATGATGCTGACCAAGAGAAAGCAACAAAGGAGCCACTGGCACCTGGCACTGCACCTGGAAGGGAAGGTGAACCAGCAAACACCACAGATGGTTTCCATGTCCATGGGATACCAGGAGTTTTTTCAGACATTGAGGACCGTTTTATTCCCTTGCAGACTCCTCTTACTACCA GCTCTACCTCTAGTGTATATGGTGACCAAGGACCACACAAGGGACATGATGAATCCACCACTTCCCCTGGAGAGACGGCCACAACAAAAATAGATTCACAGCTAAGGTCTGCCCGTGTACCAG actGGCTGATCATTGTGGCTGCTCTCGTGGTGCTTGCGTTGATCCTGGCAGTGTGCATTGCTGTCAACAGCCGCAGAAG aTGTGGGCAGAAGAAAAAGCTAGTGATTAACAATGGCAAAGGGGCAGTGGAGGACAGGAAGACAAGTGAATTAAATGGAGATATCAGTAAATCACAAGAAATGGTGCACTTGGTTCATAAAGAACAGTCAAATGACCGAACACAAGCATGTGATGAATTCCTGACTGTTAACGAAACACAAAATCATCACGAGTTTGACATGAAGACTGGAGTGTAA
- the CD44 gene encoding CD44 antigen isoform X20, whose amino-acid sequence MANFSLWTVFGLCLLKLCLAETEFNVSCRYGGVFHVEKNGRYSLTRSEAVELCRALNSTLATLEQLKKAHELGFETCRYGFVVGHIVIPRINPYHLCAANNTGIYRLSANTTARYDAYCYNATETEEKTCEPVVKIDTSLLSNQDETVIDNADGSRYNPDGTRHTGGESSTSGVDDENAGSGSTHETTPMDASISRSSPSFYGSPTPVSQLPDHSSGGGEKGISEKDYDDGFPSASPDITSRTVAGDFHEGDDGQYPASTTPGPHHDSLEKTTTQAWWNAFPDNWWWSNPGEKTQEPTAATRAGVTSSGSDSDDEDSSEEVVHPTMFPGWGRSVAKDETAPSTTPGPHHDSLEKTTTQAWWNPFPDNWWWSNPGEKTQEPTAATRAGVTSSGSDSEDEDSSEEVVYPTMFPGWGRSVAKDETAPSTTPGPHHDSLEKTTTQAWWNPFPDNWWWSNPGEKTQEPTAATRAGVTSSGSDSEDEDSSEEVVYPTMFPGWGRSVAKDETAPSTTPGPHHDSLEKTTTQAWWNAFPDNWWWSNPGEKTQEPTAATRAGVTSSGSDSDDEDSSEEVVYPTMFPGWGRSVAKDETAPSTTVDSQHETLLEITTQDHWNPTFTDEEEQYSSSASRALVTSENEKHQGPTQHPLLHSLHSGGISQEQNPANTTGSIEQHEFATAGENYFGKETSTAVVPSRGAKQNDSAPEPPVYPGWEEGEDNATEPAVMDRVTSSRESNHERDSSTTAAVASPDGAHLKEPTQSLLPLDHESEMSTEGIMNPTDAPGDEVLHRTTASVIKAVNLAIITTVTASTDILAPEDITQEAWAPHLVVTSASSPEGAHHKEPTPTPLPSDDEPGQGTEGITNPTDTPRDEVLHRTTASVTKAGSTSSVYGDQGPHKGHDESTTSPGETATTKIDSQLRSARVPDWLIIVAALVVLALILAVCIAVNSRRRCGQKKKLVINNGKGAVEDRKTSELNGDISKSQEMVHLVHKEQSNDRTQACDEFLTVNETQNHHEFDMKTGV is encoded by the exons AATTCAATGTAAGTTGCAGATACGGAGGAGTTTTTCATGTTGAAAAAAATGGTCGCTACAGTCTCACACGATCTGAAGCAGTTGAACTCTGCAGAGCTCTCAACAGTACCTTGGCAACACTAGAGCAGCTGAAGAAAGCTCACGAGCTTGGATTTGAAACCTGCAG GTATGGTTTCGTGGTGGGGCATATTGTTATCCCACGGATCAATCCCTATCATCTTTGTGCAGCAAATAACACTGGCATTTACAGACTTTCAGCAAATACAACTGCTCGGTATGATGCATACTGTTACAATGCGACAG aaacagaggaaaaaacatgtGAGCCAGTTGTAAAAATAGATACTTCCTTACTCAGTAATCAGGATGAAACAG TCATTGACAACGCAGATGGCTCTCGCTACAACCCGGACGGCACGCGTCACACCGGTGGAGAGTCCTCCACCTCGGGGGTGGATGATGAAAATGCAGGTAGTGGATCAACTCATGAGACAACTCCCATGGATGCCTCCATCAGCAGGTCCAGCCCCTCATTTTATGGAAGTCCTACTCCGGTCTCACAGCTGCCAGATCATTCCTCTGGAGGAGGCGAAAAAGGAATTTCTGAAAAAGACTATG ATGATggatttccatctgcatcacctGACATCACTTCCAGGACGGTGGCTGGTGATTTCCATGAAGGAGATGATGGACAGTATCCTGCAAGTACTA CTCCAGGGCCTCATCATGACAGCCTGGAGAAAACCACCACCCAAGCTTGGTGGAATGCGTTCCCAGACAACTGGTGGTGGTCGAATCCTGGAGAGAAGACGCAAGAACCCACGGCAGCAACCAGGG CAGGTGTGACCTCCAGTGGCAGTGATTCAGATGATGAAGACTCTTCTGAGGAGGTTGTGCATCCCACAATGtttccaggctggggcaggagtgTGGCCAAGGATGAGACTGCTCCGAGTACGA CTCCAGGGCCTCATCATGACAGCCTGGAGAAAACCACCACCCAGGCTTGGTGGAACCCGTTCCCAGACAACTGGTGGTGGTCGAATCCTGGAGAGAAGACGCAAGAACCCACGGCAGCAACCAGGG CAGGTGTGACCTCCAGTGGCAGTGATTCAGAAGATGAAGACTCTTCTGAGGAGGTTGTGTATCCCACAATGtttccaggctggggcaggagtgTGGCCAAGGATGAGACTGCTCCGAGTACGA CTCCAGGGCCTCATCATGACAGCCTGGAGAAAACCACCACCCAAGCTTGGTGGAACCCGTTCCCAGACAACTGGTGGTGGTCGAATCCTGGAGAGAAGACGCAAGAACCCACGGCAGCAACCAGGG CAGGTGTGACCTCCAGTGGCAGTGATTCAGAAGATGAAGACTCTTCTGAGGAGGTTGTGTATCCCACAATGtttccaggctggggcaggagtgTGGCCAAGGATGAGACTGCTCCGAGTACGA CTCCAGGGCCTCATCATGACAGCCTGGAGAAAACCACCACCCAAGCTTGGTGGAATGCGTTCCCAGACAACTGGTGGTGGTCGAATCCTGGAGAGAAGACGCAAGAGCCCACGGCAGCAACCAGGG CAGGTGTGACCTCCAGTGGCAGTGATTCAGATGATGAAGATTCTTCTGAGGAGGTTGTGTATCCCACAATGtttccaggctggggcaggagtgTGGCCAAGGATGAGACTGCTCCGAGTACGA CTGTGGACTCACAACACGAAACACTTCTGGAAATCACCACACAAGACCATTGGAACCCCACCTTTACAGATGAAGAGGAGCAGTATTCTAGCTCTGCCAGCAGGG CACTAGTTacaagtgaaaatgaaaaacatcaAGGACCAACCCAACATCCGCTATTACACAGCCTTCATTCTGGAGGGATCAGTCAAGAACAAAATCCTGCAAATACCACTGGCAGTATTGAACAACATGAATTTGCTACTGCaggtgaaaattattttggaaaggaAACTTCTACAG CTGTGGTCCCCAGCCGTGGGGCCAAACAGAATGACTCAGCACCAGAGCCACCGGTGTatccaggctgggaggagggagaggataaTGCCACAGAGCCTGCTGTAATGGATAGAGTTACTTCTTCCAGAGAGAGCAATCATGAAAGAGACTCTTCCACTACAG CAGCTGTTGCCTCTCCTGATGGTGCCCACCTCAAAGAGCCAACTCAATCACTTCTGCCTTTGGATCATGAATCAGAAATGAGCACTGAAGGCATCATGAATCCCACGGATGCCCCTGGGGATGAAGTTCTCCACAGGACCACAGCCTCTGTGATCAAAGCTG ttAACTTGGCCATCATCACAACAGTCACAGCCTCCACTGACATTCTGGCACCAGAAGATATAACCCAGGAAGCATGGGCACCTCACCTTGTGGTAACATCTGCTTCCTCTCCTGAGGGTGCCCACCACAAAGAGCCAACTCCAACACCTCTGCCTTCAGATGATGAACCAGGACAGGGCACTGAGGGCATCACAAATCCCACGGATACGCCCCGAGATGAAGTCCTCCACAGGACCACAGCCAGTGTGACCAAAGCTG GCTCTACCTCTAGTGTATATGGTGACCAAGGACCACACAAGGGACATGATGAATCCACCACTTCCCCTGGAGAGACGGCCACAACAAAAATAGATTCACAGCTAAGGTCTGCCCGTGTACCAG actGGCTGATCATTGTGGCTGCTCTCGTGGTGCTTGCGTTGATCCTGGCAGTGTGCATTGCTGTCAACAGCCGCAGAAG aTGTGGGCAGAAGAAAAAGCTAGTGATTAACAATGGCAAAGGGGCAGTGGAGGACAGGAAGACAAGTGAATTAAATGGAGATATCAGTAAATCACAAGAAATGGTGCACTTGGTTCATAAAGAACAGTCAAATGACCGAACACAAGCATGTGATGAATTCCTGACTGTTAACGAAACACAAAATCATCACGAGTTTGACATGAAGACTGGAGTGTAA
- the CD44 gene encoding CD44 antigen isoform X25: MANFSLWTVFGLCLLKLCLAETEFNVSCRYGGVFHVEKNGRYSLTRSEAVELCRALNSTLATLEQLKKAHELGFETCRYGFVVGHIVIPRINPYHLCAANNTGIYRLSANTTARYDAYCYNATETEEKTCEPVVKIDTSLLSNQDETVIDNADGSRYNPDGTRHTGGESSTSGVDDENAGSGSTHETTPMDASISRSSPSFYGSPTPVSQLPDHSSGGGEKGISEKDYDDGFPSASPDITSRTVAGDFHEGDDGQYPASTTPGPHHDSLEKTTTQAWWNAFPDNWWWSNPGEKTQEPTAATRAGVTSSGSDSDDEDSSEEVVHPTMFPGWGRSVAKDETAPSTTPGPHHDSLEKTTTQAWWNPFPDNWWWSNPGEKTQEPTAATRAGVTSSGSDSEDEDSSEEVVYPTMFPGWGRSVAKDETAPSTTPGPHHDSLEKTTTQAWWNPFPDNWWWSNPGEKTQEPTAATRAGVTSSGSDSEDEDSSEEVVYPTMFPGWGRSVAKDETAPSTTPGPHHDSLEKTTTQAWWNAFPDNWWWSNPGEKTQEPTAATRAGVTSSGSDSDDEDSSEEVVYPTMFPGWGRSVAKDETAPSTTAVASPDGAHLKEPTQSLLPLDHESEMSTEGIMNPTDAPGDEVLHRTTASVIKAVNLAIITTVTASTDILAPEDITQEAWAPHLVVTSASSPEGAHHKEPTPTPLPSDDEPGQGTEGITNPTDTPRDEVLHRTTASVTKAVTESVDDADQEKATKEPLAPGTAPGREGEPANTTDGFHVHGIPGVFSDIEDRFIPLQTPLTTSSTSSVYGDQGPHKGHDESTTSPGETATTKIDSQLRSARVPDWLIIVAALVVLALILAVCIAVNSRRRCGQKKKLVINNGKGAVEDRKTSELNGDISKSQEMVHLVHKEQSNDRTQACDEFLTVNETQNHHEFDMKTGV, encoded by the exons AATTCAATGTAAGTTGCAGATACGGAGGAGTTTTTCATGTTGAAAAAAATGGTCGCTACAGTCTCACACGATCTGAAGCAGTTGAACTCTGCAGAGCTCTCAACAGTACCTTGGCAACACTAGAGCAGCTGAAGAAAGCTCACGAGCTTGGATTTGAAACCTGCAG GTATGGTTTCGTGGTGGGGCATATTGTTATCCCACGGATCAATCCCTATCATCTTTGTGCAGCAAATAACACTGGCATTTACAGACTTTCAGCAAATACAACTGCTCGGTATGATGCATACTGTTACAATGCGACAG aaacagaggaaaaaacatgtGAGCCAGTTGTAAAAATAGATACTTCCTTACTCAGTAATCAGGATGAAACAG TCATTGACAACGCAGATGGCTCTCGCTACAACCCGGACGGCACGCGTCACACCGGTGGAGAGTCCTCCACCTCGGGGGTGGATGATGAAAATGCAGGTAGTGGATCAACTCATGAGACAACTCCCATGGATGCCTCCATCAGCAGGTCCAGCCCCTCATTTTATGGAAGTCCTACTCCGGTCTCACAGCTGCCAGATCATTCCTCTGGAGGAGGCGAAAAAGGAATTTCTGAAAAAGACTATG ATGATggatttccatctgcatcacctGACATCACTTCCAGGACGGTGGCTGGTGATTTCCATGAAGGAGATGATGGACAGTATCCTGCAAGTACTA CTCCAGGGCCTCATCATGACAGCCTGGAGAAAACCACCACCCAAGCTTGGTGGAATGCGTTCCCAGACAACTGGTGGTGGTCGAATCCTGGAGAGAAGACGCAAGAACCCACGGCAGCAACCAGGG CAGGTGTGACCTCCAGTGGCAGTGATTCAGATGATGAAGACTCTTCTGAGGAGGTTGTGCATCCCACAATGtttccaggctggggcaggagtgTGGCCAAGGATGAGACTGCTCCGAGTACGA CTCCAGGGCCTCATCATGACAGCCTGGAGAAAACCACCACCCAGGCTTGGTGGAACCCGTTCCCAGACAACTGGTGGTGGTCGAATCCTGGAGAGAAGACGCAAGAACCCACGGCAGCAACCAGGG CAGGTGTGACCTCCAGTGGCAGTGATTCAGAAGATGAAGACTCTTCTGAGGAGGTTGTGTATCCCACAATGtttccaggctggggcaggagtgTGGCCAAGGATGAGACTGCTCCGAGTACGA CTCCAGGGCCTCATCATGACAGCCTGGAGAAAACCACCACCCAAGCTTGGTGGAACCCGTTCCCAGACAACTGGTGGTGGTCGAATCCTGGAGAGAAGACGCAAGAACCCACGGCAGCAACCAGGG CAGGTGTGACCTCCAGTGGCAGTGATTCAGAAGATGAAGACTCTTCTGAGGAGGTTGTGTATCCCACAATGtttccaggctggggcaggagtgTGGCCAAGGATGAGACTGCTCCGAGTACGA CTCCAGGGCCTCATCATGACAGCCTGGAGAAAACCACCACCCAAGCTTGGTGGAATGCGTTCCCAGACAACTGGTGGTGGTCGAATCCTGGAGAGAAGACGCAAGAGCCCACGGCAGCAACCAGGG CAGGTGTGACCTCCAGTGGCAGTGATTCAGATGATGAAGATTCTTCTGAGGAGGTTGTGTATCCCACAATGtttccaggctggggcaggagtgTGGCCAAGGATGAGACTGCTCCGAGTACGA CAGCTGTTGCCTCTCCTGATGGTGCCCACCTCAAAGAGCCAACTCAATCACTTCTGCCTTTGGATCATGAATCAGAAATGAGCACTGAAGGCATCATGAATCCCACGGATGCCCCTGGGGATGAAGTTCTCCACAGGACCACAGCCTCTGTGATCAAAGCTG ttAACTTGGCCATCATCACAACAGTCACAGCCTCCACTGACATTCTGGCACCAGAAGATATAACCCAGGAAGCATGGGCACCTCACCTTGTGGTAACATCTGCTTCCTCTCCTGAGGGTGCCCACCACAAAGAGCCAACTCCAACACCTCTGCCTTCAGATGATGAACCAGGACAGGGCACTGAGGGCATCACAAATCCCACGGATACGCCCCGAGATGAAGTCCTCCACAGGACCACAGCCAGTGTGACCAAAGCTG TCACAGAGTCCGTGGATGATGCTGACCAAGAGAAAGCAACAAAGGAGCCACTGGCACCTGGCACTGCACCTGGAAGGGAAGGTGAACCAGCAAACACCACAGATGGTTTCCATGTCCATGGGATACCAGGAGTTTTTTCAGACATTGAGGACCGTTTTATTCCCTTGCAGACTCCTCTTACTACCA GCTCTACCTCTAGTGTATATGGTGACCAAGGACCACACAAGGGACATGATGAATCCACCACTTCCCCTGGAGAGACGGCCACAACAAAAATAGATTCACAGCTAAGGTCTGCCCGTGTACCAG actGGCTGATCATTGTGGCTGCTCTCGTGGTGCTTGCGTTGATCCTGGCAGTGTGCATTGCTGTCAACAGCCGCAGAAG aTGTGGGCAGAAGAAAAAGCTAGTGATTAACAATGGCAAAGGGGCAGTGGAGGACAGGAAGACAAGTGAATTAAATGGAGATATCAGTAAATCACAAGAAATGGTGCACTTGGTTCATAAAGAACAGTCAAATGACCGAACACAAGCATGTGATGAATTCCTGACTGTTAACGAAACACAAAATCATCACGAGTTTGACATGAAGACTGGAGTGTAA